A DNA window from Bradyrhizobium barranii subsp. barranii contains the following coding sequences:
- a CDS encoding helix-turn-helix domain-containing protein produces MPTERLAMRRVRDVIRMKAAGLPSREIARRVGAAPSTVRLALRRFEAAGLSWPLPDDVTDTVLELRLFAKTGNGNRLGHRPLGRPVTLCHRRHHFAPRAHTDPSRHRRHRTNSVTSPQSSARSCPVTFWVRAMRNN; encoded by the coding sequence ATGCCGACGGAGAGGCTTGCGATGCGTCGTGTGCGCGATGTGATCAGAATGAAGGCGGCCGGACTGCCGAGCCGCGAGATTGCGCGACGGGTGGGCGCGGCACCCTCGACGGTGCGGCTGGCGCTCCGGCGGTTCGAGGCCGCGGGCTTGAGCTGGCCGTTGCCAGACGACGTCACCGACACGGTTCTGGAACTTCGCCTGTTCGCCAAGACCGGCAATGGCAACCGTCTGGGTCACCGCCCGTTGGGCCGACCGGTAACGCTCTGTCACCGCCGACACCACTTCGCGCCGCGCGCCCATACTGATCCTTCCCGCCATAGACGCCACCGAACCAATTCGGTGACGTCGCCCCAGTCATCGGCGAGAAGTTGTCCAGTAACATTCTGGGTGAGGGCAATGCGTAACAATTAG
- a CDS encoding HesA/MoeB/ThiF family protein, which yields MSKIEYLASSGIGHFVLVDGGTVERENIGQSGFACDDIGRLKGDVAADRVRRINPEVQVQTFACRDNELEDLNAVLRNADLIIDGTDSLSAAMRLSRAAFQLGIDALHIRTEGDNRQYVIAGTLRNAPGLGCVRCLLKSACDRHGAGHQSPPFFNSHRIVPETLNVKAAWVALGLLHYRAGSTLSIASIGEHFAQLPCWIGLNGIHGASGEIFPIRAYREPLPSGWRCPVCGTSACAKPPVQRSEHPNQERDRQ from the coding sequence TTGAGCAAGATAGAATATCTCGCCTCAAGCGGAATCGGTCATTTCGTCCTTGTCGATGGCGGCACCGTCGAGCGCGAAAATATTGGCCAGTCCGGCTTCGCGTGCGATGACATCGGACGACTAAAAGGGGATGTCGCGGCCGATCGTGTCAGACGCATCAATCCCGAAGTCCAAGTCCAGACGTTCGCCTGTCGCGACAATGAACTTGAAGACCTCAATGCCGTCCTTCGAAATGCCGATCTCATCATCGACGGAACAGACAGCCTGTCTGCGGCAATGCGATTAAGCCGAGCGGCCTTTCAGCTCGGCATCGATGCGTTGCACATCAGGACGGAAGGCGACAACCGACAATATGTTATCGCGGGGACTTTGCGGAACGCTCCGGGTCTTGGTTGCGTGCGGTGCCTCCTCAAGAGCGCGTGCGATCGTCATGGGGCCGGACATCAATCGCCGCCATTTTTCAATAGTCACCGCATCGTTCCTGAGACCTTGAATGTCAAGGCGGCGTGGGTCGCGCTCGGGCTTCTCCACTACCGGGCTGGGTCAACGTTATCCATTGCATCCATTGGCGAGCATTTCGCCCAGTTGCCATGCTGGATTGGCTTGAATGGAATTCATGGCGCGAGTGGAGAGATTTTTCCGATCCGAGCCTACCGCGAGCCGCTTCCCAGCGGTTGGCGGTGCCCGGTGTGCGGCACGAGCGCGTGCGCGAAGCCTCCGGTGCAGCGCTCGGAACACCCTAACCAGGAGCGCGACAGGCAATGA
- a CDS encoding helix-turn-helix domain-containing protein, producing MHHPRRSYLRPLRRRWGFTQEELAFLIGIKRTAVTRIEGLKRKPNIDAVFICALVFNMSPLQLFPGLMSELHEAVLRRANELYEELQGDSSKTTRIKLDFLEQLFQRSETKPLDSSV from the coding sequence ATGCACCACCCTCGCAGATCATACCTTCGTCCGCTTCGCCGCCGCTGGGGATTCACTCAGGAGGAGCTGGCCTTTTTGATCGGTATAAAGAGAACCGCCGTCACGCGAATTGAAGGGTTGAAGCGAAAGCCGAACATTGATGCGGTATTCATATGCGCGCTGGTCTTCAATATGTCCCCCTTGCAGTTATTTCCGGGCCTCATGTCAGAGCTACACGAGGCCGTGCTTCGACGTGCTAATGAACTCTATGAAGAGCTTCAGGGCGATTCGTCCAAGACGACACGCATCAAGTTGGACTTTCTTGAACAACTGTTTCAGCGATCGGAAACAAAGCCCCTCGATTCAAGTGTATGA
- a CDS encoding integrase catalytic domain-containing protein, with amino-acid sequence MIPTLLPALERHGRLQLGQSDRDRVLAISAATIDRLLVDVKIAASGGRRRRAGFHSAIRREVPIRTFNDWNSPPPGFCEVDMVAHGGTSEAGSFIQTLTMVDIATGWTECLPLLTRDGSLVAEAINRAQSLFPWLLRGVDFDNDSAFMNDVVVPWCRQQKLEVTRSRAYKKNDQAFVEQKNGAVVRRLMGYGRFDGVETARMMGRLYAAARLYVNFFQPSFKLKEKRREGAKVIKRYHAPLTPYQRALAHPKVTAAVKRRLRDQYRSLDPVALLAEIRATQDELGNRVDRRAGQARCLQRACTSTAPATAATFAKTLGKTVTAGEPRATHRRSRRPYKTRVRMPSKLDPHLAAIEVWLAEQPQLTALAIVGRLSEKHPEEFGTRQHSIVQRLLRALRRRAAEQLVAEESLGDATTAAPLSGVVDGSGYVGPDPPTAPPTEQAWKATWRGQSVDIASTAATAPSG; translated from the coding sequence ATGATCCCGACCTTGCTGCCTGCCCTTGAGCGACATGGCCGATTGCAGCTTGGCCAGTCGGACCGTGACCGTGTTCTGGCTATCAGCGCCGCCACCATCGATCGCCTGCTCGTCGATGTGAAGATCGCGGCGAGCGGCGGCAGGCGGCGCCGTGCCGGGTTCCATTCGGCAATCCGGCGCGAGGTCCCGATCCGCACCTTCAATGACTGGAACAGCCCGCCGCCGGGCTTCTGCGAGGTCGACATGGTAGCCCATGGCGGCACGTCGGAGGCTGGCTCGTTCATCCAGACCCTGACGATGGTCGATATCGCCACGGGCTGGACGGAGTGCCTGCCGTTGCTGACGCGGGATGGCTCGCTGGTTGCCGAGGCGATCAACCGCGCACAGAGCCTGTTCCCCTGGCTCTTGCGCGGCGTGGACTTCGACAACGACAGCGCCTTCATGAACGATGTCGTCGTGCCATGGTGTCGCCAACAGAAGCTCGAGGTGACGCGCTCGCGTGCCTATAAGAAGAACGATCAGGCGTTCGTCGAGCAGAAGAATGGTGCCGTCGTCCGCCGCCTCATGGGCTATGGCCGCTTCGATGGCGTCGAGACGGCGCGTATGATGGGCCGCCTTTATGCTGCGGCACGGCTCTACGTCAACTTCTTCCAGCCGTCGTTCAAGCTGAAGGAGAAGCGTCGCGAAGGGGCTAAAGTGATCAAGCGTTATCATGCTCCGTTGACGCCCTATCAGCGCGCGCTGGCCCATCCCAAGGTGACCGCGGCTGTAAAGCGGCGGCTACGCGATCAGTATCGCTCGCTCGATCCGGTCGCGCTGTTGGCCGAGATTCGCGCAACCCAGGACGAACTCGGCAATCGCGTCGATCGTCGTGCCGGACAGGCGCGCTGCCTGCAACGCGCTTGCACGAGCACCGCGCCGGCGACCGCGGCGACGTTTGCGAAGACGCTCGGCAAGACGGTGACGGCCGGCGAGCCGCGTGCCACGCACCGGCGAAGCCGTCGGCCCTATAAGACCAGGGTTCGCATGCCGTCCAAGCTCGACCCGCATCTTGCTGCGATCGAAGTCTGGCTCGCAGAGCAGCCGCAGCTGACTGCACTCGCCATCGTCGGCCGGCTGAGCGAGAAACACCCCGAGGAGTTCGGGACGAGACAGCATTCGATCGTGCAGCGTCTGCTGAGGGCGCTTAGACGGAGGGCTGCCGAGCAGTTGGTCGCGGAGGAGTCGCTCGGCGACGCCACCACCGCTGCCCCATTGTCCGGGGTTGTGGACGGCTCGGGCTATGTAGGGCCCGACCCGCCCACAGCCCCTCCCACCGAGCAAGCTTGGAAAGCAACCTGGCGCGGCCAATCAGTCGACATCGCATCGACCGCTGCAACGGCGCCATCAGGGTAA
- a CDS encoding AAA family ATPase — MTQRIRRIEIQGFRGFGTSPQSITLPDTVAAIWGGNSQGKTSLAEAIEFLLTGHIARRDLLASAKDEFSQALRNAHIPPSVPLYVGAEFTCADGKIRKLRRTLASDYDGNAACTSRLEIDGKPCTEADIEDQIGIRLQHPPLRAPVLAQHTLGYVFTASPTDRAAYFRAVLDTQDLEDFRSAVACLSAELDPPDMTVIAELDTLGNIGGLANDVRALQGAPTLIELERSLAASVETLLTSIGVAAAPSRVERINQLAEALENRRKLEFPLDLFTRKPFPAIDRLDGQLAEKIEAFQKERDAVTEETRRLVALFESALAVPAVHDCKAPMDCPLCGSPVSLTPERVTHIRKQVEANQNYQDAERTLSTGLTFMDTKVQVLIRGAEQAKPKFMQITGAERRQQGFRVDRITALAANPIGTKAWLLASGKLWRETQKFLRACEVIRECIKAALADLGGWKNTNSLVDRLSRFEQMHADLDAVHAEYAAAAQPLAQAIKPAVDQSAQTRGWEELLIVAADPARLFKALQLFRLHAEKVAAIGRAVKEIDVANGKVADEKFGDLSDDVLDWWERLRPGESTFFSSVRRRSAKARRTIDLKVALSANDDRSNPQIRDAVAVFSQSQLHCLGLSLFLARAIDSGAGFVLLDDPVLTSDDDFRPNFASSVIEALLDAGIQVIVLTQDYSTWKDIGHRWRHRGAAQFQLVRDNAVAGTEVRSQDDDLATMLVQAKPFILSHDGDQRKEGATRLRRTIERFCKELLVKSRHANGDNTAMITDYDGKNYGDFSAQALALLTRNPAHKGKLTAAYNYVTPGPHDDTPPSSSQLKVALGDLKGLKKDYLG; from the coding sequence ATGACGCAGCGGATTAGAAGAATTGAAATTCAAGGCTTTCGGGGATTCGGCACCAGTCCTCAGTCAATCACGTTGCCCGATACCGTGGCCGCGATATGGGGTGGCAACAGCCAAGGCAAAACGAGCCTTGCCGAAGCCATAGAGTTCCTTCTGACAGGCCACATCGCGCGACGCGACCTCCTTGCCAGCGCAAAGGACGAATTTTCACAAGCGCTCCGCAACGCGCACATACCGCCGAGCGTACCTCTCTACGTCGGAGCGGAGTTCACGTGTGCGGATGGCAAAATCCGGAAGCTCCGGCGCACATTGGCGAGTGACTATGATGGCAACGCGGCATGTACCAGCAGGCTTGAGATTGATGGAAAGCCCTGTACGGAAGCCGACATCGAGGATCAGATAGGCATCCGGCTTCAGCACCCGCCGCTGCGGGCGCCAGTACTTGCACAACATACGCTCGGCTACGTCTTTACGGCATCGCCAACGGACCGCGCTGCTTATTTCCGGGCCGTCCTCGATACGCAAGATCTGGAGGACTTCCGTTCGGCAGTCGCCTGCCTTTCCGCCGAACTTGATCCGCCAGATATGACCGTGATCGCCGAGCTCGATACCCTCGGCAATATTGGGGGTCTTGCGAACGACGTAAGGGCGTTGCAGGGCGCACCAACACTGATCGAACTTGAACGGTCGCTTGCAGCGTCAGTCGAAACATTACTTACCTCGATAGGGGTTGCTGCGGCGCCTTCTCGAGTTGAACGCATCAACCAGCTTGCGGAGGCTTTGGAGAACCGTCGCAAGCTCGAGTTCCCACTTGACCTGTTCACGCGCAAGCCGTTTCCAGCGATCGATCGTCTTGATGGGCAGCTCGCTGAGAAAATCGAAGCCTTTCAAAAAGAGCGCGATGCTGTCACAGAGGAAACGCGTCGCCTCGTGGCTCTCTTTGAAAGCGCGTTGGCAGTCCCGGCCGTTCACGATTGCAAGGCTCCAATGGATTGTCCACTGTGCGGCTCGCCCGTAAGCCTGACGCCAGAACGAGTCACTCACATTCGGAAGCAGGTTGAAGCAAACCAGAACTATCAGGACGCTGAACGCACGTTGTCCACGGGGCTCACCTTCATGGACACGAAGGTACAAGTCCTTATTCGAGGGGCGGAACAGGCTAAACCGAAATTCATGCAGATAACTGGCGCGGAGCGTCGGCAGCAGGGCTTTCGCGTCGACCGCATCACAGCGCTAGCAGCAAATCCGATCGGGACGAAAGCGTGGCTGCTCGCCTCAGGCAAGCTCTGGCGGGAGACCCAGAAGTTTCTGCGCGCCTGCGAAGTCATTCGCGAGTGCATCAAAGCGGCTCTCGCCGATCTTGGCGGTTGGAAAAACACGAATTCGCTTGTGGACAGGCTTAGTCGTTTTGAACAGATGCATGCGGATCTTGATGCCGTTCACGCAGAGTACGCAGCCGCTGCTCAACCGCTCGCGCAAGCAATAAAACCGGCGGTTGATCAAAGTGCTCAAACGAGAGGCTGGGAAGAGCTACTGATCGTTGCGGCCGATCCCGCACGGTTGTTCAAAGCCCTACAGCTCTTTCGATTGCATGCGGAAAAAGTTGCGGCCATTGGGCGGGCGGTAAAAGAAATCGACGTCGCGAACGGAAAAGTCGCGGATGAGAAATTCGGCGATCTGAGCGATGACGTTTTGGATTGGTGGGAGAGGCTCCGCCCTGGCGAGTCGACATTCTTCAGTTCGGTGCGTAGGCGGAGCGCTAAAGCCCGTCGTACCATCGATCTCAAGGTCGCGTTGTCCGCGAATGATGACCGCAGCAACCCGCAGATCCGGGACGCGGTAGCGGTGTTCAGCCAGTCGCAACTGCACTGCTTAGGTCTTTCGTTGTTCTTGGCCCGTGCGATCGATAGCGGGGCGGGATTCGTCCTGCTGGACGATCCGGTCCTCACGAGCGACGACGACTTCCGGCCAAATTTCGCTTCAAGTGTGATTGAGGCACTGTTGGATGCCGGCATTCAGGTCATCGTACTTACCCAGGATTACTCGACGTGGAAGGATATCGGTCACCGGTGGCGTCATCGCGGCGCGGCTCAGTTCCAATTGGTGCGCGACAATGCGGTCGCCGGGACGGAAGTACGAAGCCAGGATGATGATTTGGCAACCATGCTGGTACAGGCGAAGCCGTTCATCCTTTCTCACGACGGCGACCAGCGGAAGGAGGGCGCAACCAGATTGCGCCGAACAATCGAGCGTTTCTGCAAGGAGCTTCTCGTGAAGTCGCGGCATGCCAACGGCGACAATACTGCGATGATCACTGATTATGACGGAAAGAACTATGGAGATTTCAGCGCTCAAGCGCTTGCGCTGCTCACGCGGAATCCTGCGCACAAAGGCAAGCTGACGGCGGCGTACAACTATGTGACGCCGGGCCCACATGACGACACGCCTCCGTCAAGCAGCCAACTCAAAGTGGCGTTGGGAGATTTGAAAGGGCTCAAGAAAGATTATTTGGGGTAG
- a CDS encoding IS3 family transposase (programmed frameshift), whose protein sequence is MKASKFSDAQKAFILKQGSDGAAVAEICRKAGISQATYFNWKKKYDGLLPTEMRRLKQLEEENGKLKKLVADLSLDKEMLQDVIRRKPMKPGRKRKLVDAVRSEWQVSIRKACDALEFDRSTYHYKSRRSGQAALEQKIREICHVRIRYGYRRVHVLLRRDGWRHGQNKTRRIYRELGLQLRNKTPKRRVKAKLRDDRRPATRSNETWATDFVHDQLATGHKLRVLTIVDIFSRFSPVLQPRFTFRGSDVVAILERACKEVGFPATIRVDQGSEFVSRDLDLWAYQRGVTLDFSRPGKPTDNAFIEAFNGRFRAECLNAHWFLSLADAEEKVETWRRYYNEERPHGSIGNQPPILLQNHVGVTSPPT, encoded by the exons ATGAAAGCCTCAAAATTTTCGGACGCCCAGAAGGCGTTCATCCTGAAGCAGGGCAGCGACGGGGCTGCGGTGGCGGAGATCTGCCGTAAGGCCGGGATCAGCCAGGCGACCTACTTCAATTGGAAGAAGAAGTATGACGGGCTGCTGCCGACCGAGATGCGGCGGTTGAAGCAGCTCGAGGAGGAGAACGGCAAGCTGAAGAAGTTGGTCGCCGATCTTTCGCTCGACAAGGAGATGCTGCAGGACGTGATCCGCCGAAAGC CTATGAAGCCTGGCCGGAAGCGCAAGCTGGTCGACGCGGTCCGCAGCGAATGGCAGGTCTCGATCCGTAAGGCCTGTGACGCTCTCGAATTTGACCGCTCGACCTACCACTACAAGTCCCGTCGCTCCGGCCAGGCTGCCCTCGAACAGAAGATCAGGGAGATCTGCCATGTTCGTATCCGCTACGGTTATCGTCGTGTTCACGTTCTGCTCCGCCGTGATGGCTGGCGCCATGGCCAGAACAAGACACGGCGCATCTATCGCGAATTGGGCTTGCAATTGCGCAACAAAACGCCCAAGCGCCGGGTCAAGGCCAAGCTGCGCGACGACCGCAGGCCGGCGACACGATCGAACGAGACCTGGGCGACGGATTTTGTCCACGATCAGTTGGCGACGGGACATAAGCTGCGCGTGCTCACGATCGTCGATATTTTCTCCCGCTTCTCACCGGTGCTGCAGCCACGGTTCACCTTCCGCGGCAGCGACGTCGTGGCGATACTGGAAAGGGCCTGCAAGGAAGTGGGATTCCCGGCAACGATCCGCGTCGATCAAGGCAGCGAGTTCGTGTCGCGCGATCTGGACCTGTGGGCCTACCAGCGCGGTGTCACGCTGGACTTCTCCAGGCCCGGTAAGCCGACCGACAACGCGTTTATCGAGGCCTTCAACGGCCGCTTCCGGGCCGAATGCCTCAACGCCCACTGGTTCCTATCCCTTGCGGATGCCGAGGAAAAAGTGGAGACTTGGCGCAGATATTATAATGAAGAACGGCCCCATGGGTCGATCGGCAATCAACCGCCGATTTTGCTGCAAAACCACGTCGGCGTAACCAGCCCGCCAACGTGA
- a CDS encoding S8 family peptidase yields MAKKRKPKPRKGTDSAASPPSSVPPPSNLPESDPQKEPFTPRTLDRTIIAMPLLEKVRDAKPEDEFDIIIDVNLEYSGGRSAARYTLWEWIDALPGVLRSHPQPAGQASSRTEQSASGKGKRQGIDGTKSKYSQQYLFGRLSAANIQTLVRQSERSREEKRTSDGKLSKSPLYRIWQDDEVRPFTNLSISTVKADAARNAFGTSGKDIVWAVLDTGIDAEHPHFAEHENLNLSDPVAHRDFTMGSASDAELAASARLDTKGHGTHVAGIIAGEFRAEKGKKKIVATVQRRNETGSVVPDRVTDIPVMSGMAPQCKLLSLKVLDDSGKGLASNMIAAIEYIQELNGGGRRIRVHGVNMSVGYDFEPKWFACGQSPLCVEVDRLVRSGVIVVVAAGNTGYGYNQSLALGAVPAGQDVTINDPGNAELAITVGSTHREMPHIYGVSYFSSKGPTGDGRLKPDLVAPGEKIISCRSGYTGSANLASGSAAPAAEASQLADPSQAADVTAYYKEDSGTSMAAPHVSGIIAAFLSVRREFIGKPEAVKEIFMSTATDLKRAVYFQGRGLVDLMRAIQSV; encoded by the coding sequence ATGGCTAAGAAAAGAAAGCCAAAACCTCGTAAGGGCACCGACTCGGCGGCGAGCCCGCCGTCCTCGGTGCCGCCGCCGTCCAATCTTCCTGAAAGTGATCCGCAGAAGGAGCCGTTCACGCCGCGAACGCTAGATCGCACGATCATCGCAATGCCTCTTCTGGAAAAGGTGCGCGATGCCAAGCCAGAGGACGAGTTCGACATCATTATTGACGTCAACCTCGAGTATTCAGGCGGCAGGTCCGCTGCCCGCTATACGCTCTGGGAGTGGATTGACGCGCTGCCCGGCGTGCTCCGTTCCCATCCGCAACCGGCCGGCCAGGCCTCCTCTCGCACCGAACAATCCGCGTCAGGCAAAGGAAAGCGGCAGGGAATTGATGGCACCAAGAGCAAGTATAGTCAGCAATATCTTTTTGGGCGGCTAAGCGCCGCCAACATCCAGACATTGGTCCGGCAAAGCGAAAGATCGCGAGAGGAAAAGCGGACTTCCGACGGCAAGCTAAGCAAGTCGCCGCTCTACAGGATTTGGCAGGACGACGAGGTTCGTCCCTTCACCAATCTCTCCATCAGCACCGTCAAGGCGGATGCGGCACGCAATGCCTTTGGCACCTCGGGAAAAGATATCGTGTGGGCAGTCCTGGATACCGGAATTGACGCTGAGCACCCGCATTTTGCGGAGCACGAAAATCTTAACTTAAGCGATCCGGTTGCCCACCGCGATTTCACCATGGGAAGCGCCAGCGACGCGGAACTAGCGGCTAGTGCGCGCCTGGACACGAAGGGACACGGAACCCACGTTGCCGGCATCATCGCCGGTGAGTTTCGAGCCGAGAAGGGGAAGAAAAAAATTGTCGCAACTGTTCAACGCCGGAACGAAACTGGTTCTGTCGTGCCCGACAGGGTGACGGACATCCCGGTGATGTCGGGCATGGCGCCGCAATGTAAACTACTCAGCCTGAAAGTGCTGGACGATAGCGGCAAGGGTCTCGCCAGCAACATGATCGCAGCGATCGAATATATCCAGGAGCTCAATGGGGGTGGCCGGCGTATCCGCGTCCATGGCGTCAATATGAGCGTCGGCTACGACTTCGAACCGAAATGGTTTGCCTGCGGTCAGAGTCCGCTCTGTGTGGAGGTCGATCGGCTCGTGCGTTCCGGCGTCATTGTCGTCGTTGCGGCCGGCAATACCGGCTACGGGTATAACCAGTCGCTGGCCCTCGGAGCGGTCCCCGCCGGACAGGACGTGACGATCAACGATCCCGGGAATGCGGAGCTGGCGATTACGGTCGGATCGACGCATCGCGAGATGCCCCACATCTACGGGGTGTCTTATTTCTCCTCGAAAGGACCGACCGGCGACGGCCGCCTAAAGCCCGACTTGGTGGCGCCAGGCGAGAAGATCATCTCGTGCCGGAGCGGCTACACGGGCTCTGCAAATCTTGCGTCGGGCAGCGCTGCACCGGCCGCGGAGGCCTCGCAACTCGCAGATCCCTCGCAAGCTGCTGACGTCACCGCTTACTACAAGGAAGACAGCGGCACCAGCATGGCTGCGCCCCATGTTTCCGGCATCATCGCGGCGTTTCTGTCGGTGCGACGCGAATTCATTGGCAAACCCGAAGCGGTGAAGGAAATTTTCATGTCCACTGCCACGGACCTGAAGCGAGCGGTCTACTTTCAGGGTAGGGGCCTGGTCGATCTCATGCGCGCGATCCAATCGGTCTAG
- a CDS encoding SIR2 family protein: protein MDVKGGDPPLDASERDDLEADFRLIVQAIKEERCIPFLGAGASLSDRADSLPSGPELARRIADEVKYPGEDKGDFLRVCQYYETVMDAYSLRRFIYKSLTISDAAPGIVHHKLAQMPLTHILTTNFDNLMERAFRIADKEPIVGLYDWRYDKAQDLPRGTRRKPIVYKLHGTAEEDRLMSMLCTEDDVIEFIARLTRGEPVLAPVIQTLFTEFNSFLFIGYGLRDWNIRSMMRSLRWNVPKTSTKSFAVQRKPRAPSTASGPKKDWEWDSISRYWDTKENLKIIDSTAVEFTSALYDRFRLV, encoded by the coding sequence GTGGATGTTAAGGGCGGTGATCCTCCGCTCGACGCCTCTGAACGAGACGATCTAGAGGCGGACTTCCGGCTGATCGTACAGGCAATCAAGGAAGAGAGATGCATTCCGTTCCTGGGAGCTGGCGCGTCCCTGAGCGACCGCGCGGACAGCCTGCCTAGCGGTCCCGAACTTGCTCGCAGGATTGCTGACGAGGTCAAGTATCCCGGTGAAGACAAGGGCGATTTCTTGCGCGTCTGTCAATATTACGAGACGGTCATGGATGCCTATAGTCTCCGGCGGTTTATCTATAAGAGCTTAACCATAAGCGACGCAGCGCCTGGGATCGTACACCACAAGCTTGCACAGATGCCGCTCACTCATATCCTCACTACGAATTTTGATAACTTGATGGAACGAGCATTCCGAATTGCTGACAAGGAGCCGATCGTCGGCCTTTACGACTGGAGGTACGACAAGGCGCAAGACTTGCCGAGGGGCACTCGAAGAAAACCGATCGTCTACAAGCTGCACGGCACCGCGGAAGAGGATAGGCTTATGAGCATGCTGTGCACCGAGGACGATGTGATCGAGTTCATTGCGCGTCTTACCCGGGGGGAGCCCGTACTCGCGCCCGTGATCCAGACGCTCTTCACCGAGTTCAATTCCTTCCTATTCATAGGTTATGGATTACGCGACTGGAATATCCGCTCAATGATGCGATCCTTGAGGTGGAATGTTCCGAAAACGTCGACCAAGTCATTCGCCGTGCAACGTAAGCCTCGTGCACCGTCGACTGCTTCTGGCCCGAAGAAGGATTGGGAGTGGGACAGCATCTCCCGCTATTGGGACACAAAAGAGAATCTCAAGATCATCGACAGCACTGCCGTCGAATTCACGAGTGCCTTGTATGATCGCTTTAGGCTCGTCTGA